Proteins encoded together in one Gloeocapsa sp. PCC 73106 window:
- the pth gene encoding aminoacyl-tRNA hydrolase: MIPQLIIGLGNPEPKYLQTRHNIGFMVLDTLAQAWGLSWQEEKRFQGLFSEGKARGGKKVYLLKPLTYMNLSGQSVRAVVDWYKLPTDSLLVVYDDLDLPVGRLRLRRSGSAGGHNGMKSIIAHLGGQDFSRLRIGIGKSNVPTISHVLGKFTPSEKKAIDEVMKVTIAVLELSLKEGLDQAMNQYNNYCFE; encoded by the coding sequence ATGATCCCACAACTTATTATAGGCTTAGGTAATCCAGAACCGAAATATTTACAAACTCGCCATAATATTGGTTTTATGGTCCTAGATACCTTAGCCCAAGCGTGGGGATTATCGTGGCAAGAAGAAAAACGCTTTCAGGGTTTATTTAGCGAGGGTAAAGCCAGAGGAGGTAAAAAAGTTTATCTCCTTAAGCCTTTGACTTACATGAATCTTTCGGGACAATCGGTGAGAGCGGTGGTTGATTGGTACAAATTACCTACTGATTCTCTCTTAGTAGTTTATGACGATTTAGACTTACCCGTGGGGCGTTTGCGTTTGAGGCGATCGGGTTCAGCGGGTGGGCACAATGGGATGAAATCAATTATTGCTCACTTGGGCGGACAGGACTTTTCTCGTTTGAGAATTGGCATTGGCAAGTCTAATGTGCCTACGATATCTCACGTTTTGGGTAAATTTACCCCTTCTGAAAAGAAGGCGATCGACGAAGTGATGAAGGTTACTATTGCTGTGCTCGAACTAAGTCTAAAAGAAGGGTTAGATCAAGCGATGAATCAATATAATAATTATTGTTTCGAGTAA